The DNA region GTTATCTGCAATGAATGGCTCGGCTCCAGCACTACCCATCACTTCCTTTCTGTCAATTTCAACAATTGCTGGCTTAATTACTACTTTTGATCTTAAGGCCTCTCTTGGACTGCAGACTCTACGAATTTCAACCTCTGATATAGTGTGGTTAGAATCTAAGGAGCCTCCTTCAGTATTTATTAAACGGCCTGGGTCTTCTTCAAAGGAGCTTCGACTAGATGATCCTTCAGAGAGGGATTCTTGTAGTTGGGCATAACGAGGATACTTGGATAGTGTGCTCTTGATACACAGGGCTGAAATGTCAGAAAGAGGTCCTGTCTCTCCTAATGAAGAATAGCGCTTGGGCCCAGTTGATTCTGTTTCAGAGGCAGGTGGAGAACTTTCTATAAAGGATTCTCCCTGTGAGAAAGTAGGAACATGAGACCTGTAAGTTGGAATTTCAGCATTATTTTTTGCCAGGGTAGCTGTTACTTGGTTTTCCACAGGTCTACCACGAGAGTCTGCCTTTATTTCCTTTTCAGAAAGCAGTGCATTGGCAGATTTAACTGGCTTTTCCAAAAGTGCTCCAGTGCTGTTTGTAGCCATGTCAGAACTACAATACAATTGAGAGCTTCTTTCTAAACGACTTTTCTTGCCCTCATTTTCTCCAATTCTAGATGAAGACTTCCAGTTTTTCTGGACTATCTGATCATTAGCTGCTGGAGGATAGCGGCTAAGAACAGATGGTTGATCTCGGAGTTTCTTCAGTTCACTTTGGTTTGCATTTGGTAACATGTAGGTAGAGGATGCTATTTCTACTCCCCTTACCTTTTCCTTAACACTGGGCtcagttctgtttgtttttttacttttcaaactAGGACTAAGAGACCTAAAAGATTTTGGGGATCCTTCTTCTGATGGAACCACTTCTTTGCTCCCTATCCTGCCCCGCCGCTGATGAGGAGACGTCTCTCGGATTTTATTCTTAGGTACTAATGGCTCTGAGACAACACTCCTAAACCTGGGCTTTTCATGTCTAAAGCCTCCTCGAACATTAATCTCCTCATTCTCAGCTTTTCCATTCTCTACAATTTTGGCACTACTAATCTGAGATTTGAGCAGCTCTAGTTGATCGCTCAAAGCTTTGCTTCGATTCTTCTCCATCAGGACAGTTTCCTGAAGCTCACCATTTTTGGCCTCTGTCTTCTTGAAATTCTCTTCCACTACTTCCAGCTGCTTTAGGCGATTTTTGAGCCTCTCAATTTCTTGAGTGAGTTCCTTAACCTTGTTGTCCTCCTGAccctcatttttttcattctcagATTTGTTTAGTTGGCTGACATCATCAGAAAGCTTCTGGTTCTTTTTCCTCACTCCCATCTTACTTGATAAACCGGAGGACAAGCTATCCTCAATGCGAAGGTCCTGAACTCCAGGCGAGTCCTGCAGCAGATTGGGGTCATTTCTGCTTTGGTCCTCTGAATTGATCCTGTTGTTCTGTTCTAGTTTAAGAGTCAGTTCCCGGATCATCTGTTCATCTTGCTTCTGCTTGTCTAGCAGAGTTTTCCTCTCATTTAAAAAACTTAACCTGAGAGACTTTAACTTTTCCAGCTCACCCATCATGAACACCTCGGCTTTGTCCAGTCGGCCTTCCGAAGCCTCTATCTCCTGAAGTTTGGCTCTTAGCATTTCCAGCTCAGAAGAGAGTTTCTTGGttagatttttttcctcatttagaCTCAAGCAAAGCTGGGTACAGTCAGATTTACTTTTGCTGAAGGCATCTTCAAGCTTTTCCAATTCAGACATTCGCCTTTGCAGACGCtctatttcagattttaattgCTTGCTCAAGCTTTCTTCTGCCTCTAGTTTCTCCCTAACCAGCCTACAAAGATCTTCTGCTTTCCTGACTTCTTCATCCTTGCCTTCAATTTTCAAGACTCGTTTACGCAAAAGATCAACATCATTTAGCAGGGCACAGCTGCTTCCTTCTGCTTGAATGATCTTGTCCTGCAAGTCGAGCAACTCATCTTCAGCCTTCTGAAGATTCTTTGTAGCTTCTTCAAGTTCGTCAAGGCGCCGGCTCAGACTCTGCAGCTTATGCCGCAGGTGACGGCTGCTGGCATCCTTATAGCCTGAGATATCTGCCATTGCTGTTGCTATTTCACAGTGGACCTCATTTGCATAGGGTTGGAGGTtggtctttttttaataaaatctgtaGTTTTGGTCCTTTTATTTGGTATTATTCTGTCTTTAACCCAGTTCTCCTGTGATTCTTGTAGGTGGCATGGATTTCCTCTGgagaaaatttatttttccatgttGTGTCTTTTGGAGTGTGCTTCATGGGTATTTACTCTTTCATCAGGCTGTAAatctataataaagaaaaataaaataagtttttttttttttacatttacatttatttgaatagTAATAACCTTCCACCCATCATCATctttgcttaattcagttcaagaTTATGGGGCTGGAGCCTTGACCATATCAGGTGAAGGCAGGAGTCAATACCGAACAAGGTGCCAGTTCATTGTAGTGCACCCTCACACTCACACCAGACCTTTACAGTTGCCGGTTAAATTAATGTAAAGTTTATATTAGTAATCTGACAGTATGGTGACATAGTAGTTTGTGCTGCGGCATCATCAAGACCCTTGTTCTTGAATTCCAGTCTGGTACATGTCTCTGTCCAATGTGGAGTTTCCTTTCCCgggtttttgctttttagtgaaTTTGAACAATTCTGCAGTTTTATCAAGAAGAGGTCATTCAGCTTCTGAATCCTATTTACCTGATTGCTCCAAATAAAATCACATCAAGTTTTAAAGATCCCTAAAATGCCACTTTCCACCCAACTATTTGGTAACTTCTGATCTAATCTTTGTGATGTTTGTGTGAGATCAAACCCGTAACAAATTACATCTTTCAGCTCCTTCACTCTTTGTATGTCACACTTGGTTTGCTCTTCTTTGGAATGTCTCCAGCACTGCAATGCCTTTTTGTAATATGAATGCCAAAACTGCATGCAATACTCCAGGTGAGTCCTTGGTTTcttaacttgtactccacatatcggggcactatataacctaacatctttTTGGCCTTCTTTATAGAGATGATTCAAGGGACTCTGAGGGCTCCAGACAAAAACTCCATGCAGTCTAacagaacaaataaaattttaaaaatataatgaaaaagtaattaaaattcaaataaatataaggtGCACATggtaataaaacaaatacaaattttagattgtaatataaaaataataaaaactgcatgtaatagaaattgaaaaacacaaacaaaaaatgccTTGTACAGTATTACTATAACTTTCAAAATCACTGTTTGTGAGCTTTGCCTGCAGCAAATGCAGTCGCTATGGCCTTGAGGTCCAAATATTTTCAAACACTGCACACTATTGCAGTTAGAGCACGGGCTGAAATCCTATTGCACCACACGGTAGATCTCAAGTTGCATTTAAACAACTTTAATATGGAAACTTCTCTCACCGGAGGCAACAGTGATGATAGGAACAGTCAGGACCTCTTGGACCCCTATCTCACTGTTACCCAGTCACTCttggtgctgctgattttggcCACACAACGACTGCAGTAGGCATCTGGAGAGATTGAAGTTGAATCAGAGATAGCTGACTTGTCTTAAAAAACCGAGTCAGTCCAATttttgcttccagacatgtactGTAACTCCTCCTCATGACTTGTTAAATTGCCTCTGATTACATTTAATGTTactaaaaatgtaacattcatcACAACACTGACACTCACAAAACAGAGATTGCCCCCAAACTTAGGGGGGTTTCTGACCATGTGTGTCAATGCTATACTTCATAAGGAATTTTTGTAGTCTTGTCATTGCAATGATTTCCTATGTAAACGTATGCCTTCATGGGCCCCCCTCCCAGTTCTGGGCCCCATGCTATCTACAACCAGATAGTTCACTGACCAACTCCAAAGTTCATCTCATAAGGTGtaatttcaagtttcaaacccACCAATGTGTATtgaaatcttaacattttttccTACTACAAGTAATAACTTTCCATTTGCAT from Erpetoichthys calabaricus chromosome 14, fErpCal1.3, whole genome shotgun sequence includes:
- the luzp1 gene encoding leucine zipper protein 1, which codes for MADISGYKDASSRHLRHKLQSLSRRLDELEEATKNLQKAEDELLDLQDKIIQAEGSSCALLNDVDLLRKRVLKIEGKDEEVRKAEDLCRLVREKLEAEESLSKQLKSEIERLQRRMSELEKLEDAFSKSKSDCTQLCLSLNEEKNLTKKLSSELEMLRAKLQEIEASEGRLDKAEVFMMGELEKLKSLRLSFLNERKTLLDKQKQDEQMIRELTLKLEQNNRINSEDQSRNDPNLLQDSPGVQDLRIEDSLSSGLSSKMGVRKKNQKLSDDVSQLNKSENEKNEGQEDNKVKELTQEIERLKNRLKQLEVVEENFKKTEAKNGELQETVLMEKNRSKALSDQLELLKSQISSAKIVENGKAENEEINVRGGFRHEKPRFRSVVSEPLVPKNKIRETSPHQRRGRIGSKEVVPSEEGSPKSFRSLSPSLKSKKTNRTEPSVKEKVRGVEIASSTYMLPNANQSELKKLRDQPSVLSRYPPAANDQIVQKNWKSSSRIGENEGKKSRLERSSQLYCSSDMATNSTGALLEKPVKSANALLSEKEIKADSRGRPVENQVTATLAKNNAEIPTYRSHVPTFSQGESFIESSPPASETESTGPKRYSSLGETGPLSDISALCIKSTLSKYPRYAQLQESLSEGSSSRSSFEEDPGRLINTEGGSLDSNHTISEVEIRRVCSPREALRSKVVIKPAIVEIDRKEVMGSAGAEPFIADNKPKSKPSGNKVSSSITIYPNEPASIRTCGSNTGEVPKERHTSTSNIMINSSEARSTVPIPYEISIPKSDITLKSAEEQEDELVTECKPEAQLSQSSITVKPLDMGEANNNNNDMASENCKSWRSQQGPKEDSPSDVKNVTVRSTWRNRLPAPSLDEAHKSKSDIKEADLDSTTTWRAYRATTIIDGEEMSRISKPSPAEIYMRRINNNSNSFDTPEQVRRSKSSLSSTEVMSRTSQPHEPVIAQELTPRNYPQSSEDGADYYVSSRRRLSPADLLSDRLPKPELTGKRGSSKNDLWQNPEGTSMLPRTSRSEGRTASRPWKVDN